A part of Chanodichthys erythropterus isolate Z2021 chromosome 4, ASM2448905v1, whole genome shotgun sequence genomic DNA contains:
- the LOC137018689 gene encoding proteoglycan 4-like isoform X1 has product MRRAYEFILTKATSTAQQPESVAAEQPESQATEQPESVAVEQPESQTMEQPESLTAEQPESIAVEQPESQTKEQLESIAMEQPESVSVEQLESLTAEQPESIAVEQPESQTKEQPESIAMEQPESVSVEQLESLTAEQLERQTTEQPESLTKQSEPVFVLNLVPVSSSLSPTFLSPPSSATPTTVLPSLSSPPPPPLRQRKRRLNTFTASHSTTPVSPPYPSPSSISKPLSQEVPLVKNRRKGCRKCSRQKVFLFDKITGERINEGKAELKVHWLPCTVCGKTWDDTWEPASEFQNIVPKSPHPNQLSA; this is encoded by the exons ATGCGGAGGGCTTATGAGTTTATCTTAACAAAAG CAACCTCCACAGCACAGCAGCCAGAGAGTGTCGCCGCGGAGCAGCCGGAGAGCCAAGCCACGGAGCAGCCAGAGAGCGTCGCCGTGGAGCAGCCGGAGAGCCAAACCATGGAGCAGCCGGAGAGCCTCACTGCGGAGCAGCCGGAGAGCATCGCCGTGGAGCAGCCGGAGAGCCAAACCAAGGAGCAGCTGGAGAGCATCGCCATGGAGCAGCCAGAGAGCGTCTCCGTGGAGCAGCTGGAGAGCCTCACTGCGGAGCAGCCGGAGAGCATCGCCGTGGAGCAGCCGGAGAGCCAAACCAAGGAGCAGCCGGAGAGCATCGCCATGGAGCAGCCAGAGAGCGTCTCCGTGGAGCAGCTGGAGAGCCTCACTGCGGAGCAGCTGGAGAGACAAACCACGGAGCAGCCGGAGAGCCTCACCAAGCAGTCTGAACCCGTATTTGTTCTGAATCTTGTTCCTGTGTCTTCCTCACTCTCTCCAACCTTTCTCTCTCCTCCTTCCTCTGCTACTCCTACAACTGTTCTTCCTTCACTTTCTTCCCCTCCTCCACCTCCACTGCGGCAGAGGAAAAGAAGGTTAAACACCTTTACCGCGTCACACTCTACCACCCCTGTCTCTCCTCCATATCCATCTCCCTCTTCCATTTCCAAGCCTTTGAGTCAGGAGGTGCCACTGGTAAAGAACAGAAGAAAAG GTTGTCGAAAATGTAGTAGGCAGAAGGTTTtcctttttgataaaataactgGGGAACGGATAAATGAG GGGAAagctgaattgaaagttcactGGTTGCCTTGCACTGTGTG TGGCAAAACCTGGGATGACACATGGGAGCCTGCGAGTGAATTCCAAAACATTGTGCCAAAGTCCCCACATCCCAACCAGCTTTCAGCATGA
- the LOC137018689 gene encoding proteoglycan 4-like isoform X2 yields the protein MRRAYEFILTKATSTAQQPESVAAEQPESQATEQPESVAVEQPESQTMEQPESLTAEQPESIAVEQPESQTKEQLESIAMEQPESVSVEQLESLTAEQPESIAVEQPESQTKEQPESIAMEQPESVSVEQLESLTAEQLERQTTEQPESLTKQSEPRKRRLNTFTASHSTTPVSPPYPSPSSISKPLSQEVPLVKNRRKGCRKCSRQKVFLFDKITGERINEGKAELKVHWLPCTVCGKTWDDTWEPASEFQNIVPKSPHPNQLSA from the exons ATGCGGAGGGCTTATGAGTTTATCTTAACAAAAG CAACCTCCACAGCACAGCAGCCAGAGAGTGTCGCCGCGGAGCAGCCGGAGAGCCAAGCCACGGAGCAGCCAGAGAGCGTCGCCGTGGAGCAGCCGGAGAGCCAAACCATGGAGCAGCCGGAGAGCCTCACTGCGGAGCAGCCGGAGAGCATCGCCGTGGAGCAGCCGGAGAGCCAAACCAAGGAGCAGCTGGAGAGCATCGCCATGGAGCAGCCAGAGAGCGTCTCCGTGGAGCAGCTGGAGAGCCTCACTGCGGAGCAGCCGGAGAGCATCGCCGTGGAGCAGCCGGAGAGCCAAACCAAGGAGCAGCCGGAGAGCATCGCCATGGAGCAGCCAGAGAGCGTCTCCGTGGAGCAGCTGGAGAGCCTCACTGCGGAGCAGCTGGAGAGACAAACCACGGAGCAGCCGGAGAGCCTCACCAAGCAGTCTGAACCC AGGAAAAGAAGGTTAAACACCTTTACCGCGTCACACTCTACCACCCCTGTCTCTCCTCCATATCCATCTCCCTCTTCCATTTCCAAGCCTTTGAGTCAGGAGGTGCCACTGGTAAAGAACAGAAGAAAAG GTTGTCGAAAATGTAGTAGGCAGAAGGTTTtcctttttgataaaataactgGGGAACGGATAAATGAG GGGAAagctgaattgaaagttcactGGTTGCCTTGCACTGTGTG TGGCAAAACCTGGGATGACACATGGGAGCCTGCGAGTGAATTCCAAAACATTGTGCCAAAGTCCCCACATCCCAACCAGCTTTCAGCATGA
- the LOC137018690 gene encoding uncharacterized protein isoform X2 gives MDVTCKYWPYLQRVAKSCPELQHLLNMRPFLSVFHAKAHDFKCEVKWSGAYQDGAGLTLGEEVEQCNAFLSRIAVTTKHMSKAGRTDMLTLMAMRWNQQKFRNLAISLSRRYQKARKALQSQLRNLESMKAQLAVTESQLEDWVSDVKEWADATVTTTNDADGLASRIEVLVASIKRRSQRLYKDTDGNKGRARIRRKIREEKGILTSVVEKYNRMVPSTESLCMETILSGETAWPWQLPHNDSVDLRTKRRAFDIIMSVRRLEEELKILVAEMDHHWKSLSTRADNLRELSRMFASETMRNSPCGLSEEGLKGLQSIILRKQHKVREMKVQARDCYLQVLSGEGNINFLYSASADEYDSDCEMSDDGL, from the exons atggaTGTGACCTGCAAATATTGGCCCTACCTGCAAAGAGTTGCAAAAAGCTGCCCAGAGCTCCAGCACCTCCTGAACATGAGGCCATTCCTTTCGGTATTTCATGCCAAAGcacatgattttaaatgcgaG GTGAAATGGAGTGGGGCGTATCAGGATGGGGCTGGACTAACACTAGGGGAGGAGGTGGAACAGTGCAATGCCTTCCTCTCTAGGATTGCAGTGACGACAAAACATATGTCAAAAGCAG GACGCACAGACATGCTGACTCTCATGGCCATGCGCTGGAATCAGCAAAAGTTCAGAAATTTGGCAATTTCACTGTCTCGCCGATATCAGAAG GCCAGAAAAGCTCTGCAAAGCCAGTTACGAAACCTAGAGTCCATGAAAGCCCAATTGGCAGTGACAGAGAGCCAATTGGAAGACTGGGTCAGTGATGTAAAGGAGTGGGCAGACG CAACAGTAACAACCACAAATGATGCTGATGGCTTGGCCAGCAGAATTGAGGTCCTGGTAGCAAGTATCAAGAGACGTTCCCAGCGTCTCTATAAAGACACCGATGGGAACAAAGGTCGTGCCAGAATCCGCCGCAAGATCAGGGAGGAGAAGGGGATCCTGACATCTGTTGTGGAGAAATACAACAGAATGGTTCCAAGCACAGAAAGTCTTTGCATGGAAACCATTCTGTCTGGTGAGACAGCTTGGCCATGGCAGCTACCACACAATG ACTCTGTCGATCTAAGGACAAAAAGAAGAGCGTTTGACATCATCATGTCAGTAAGAAGACTTGAGGAAGAGCTGAAGATTCTTGTGGCAGAGATGGACCACCACTGGAAATCTCTTTCAACTCGTGCTGATAACCTCAGAGAGCTGTCCCGCATGTTTGCCAGTGAGACAATGAGAA ATTCACCATGTGGCCTAAGTGAAGAGGGTTTGAAAGGTCTGCAGAGCATCATCCTCAGAAAGCAACATAAAGTCAGAGAAATGAAGGTGCAAGCAAGAGACTGTTACCTGCAAGTTTTGTCTGGAGAAGGCAACATCAACTTTTTGTACAGTGCTTCAGCTGATGAGTACGACAGTGACTGTGAAATGTCTGATGACGGACTGTAA
- the LOC137018690 gene encoding uncharacterized protein isoform X1: MDVTCKYWPYLQRVAKSCPELQHLLNMRPFLSVFHAKAHDFKCEVKWSGAYQDGAGLTLGEEVEQCNAFLSRIAVTTKHMSKAGRTDMLTLMAMRWNQQKFRNLAISLSRRYQKARKALQSQLRNLESMKAQLAVTESQLEDWVSDVKEWADAATVTTTNDADGLASRIEVLVASIKRRSQRLYKDTDGNKGRARIRRKIREEKGILTSVVEKYNRMVPSTESLCMETILSGETAWPWQLPHNDSVDLRTKRRAFDIIMSVRRLEEELKILVAEMDHHWKSLSTRADNLRELSRMFASETMRNSPCGLSEEGLKGLQSIILRKQHKVREMKVQARDCYLQVLSGEGNINFLYSASADEYDSDCEMSDDGL, from the exons atggaTGTGACCTGCAAATATTGGCCCTACCTGCAAAGAGTTGCAAAAAGCTGCCCAGAGCTCCAGCACCTCCTGAACATGAGGCCATTCCTTTCGGTATTTCATGCCAAAGcacatgattttaaatgcgaG GTGAAATGGAGTGGGGCGTATCAGGATGGGGCTGGACTAACACTAGGGGAGGAGGTGGAACAGTGCAATGCCTTCCTCTCTAGGATTGCAGTGACGACAAAACATATGTCAAAAGCAG GACGCACAGACATGCTGACTCTCATGGCCATGCGCTGGAATCAGCAAAAGTTCAGAAATTTGGCAATTTCACTGTCTCGCCGATATCAGAAG GCCAGAAAAGCTCTGCAAAGCCAGTTACGAAACCTAGAGTCCATGAAAGCCCAATTGGCAGTGACAGAGAGCCAATTGGAAGACTGGGTCAGTGATGTAAAGGAGTGGGCAGACG CAGCAACAGTAACAACCACAAATGATGCTGATGGCTTGGCCAGCAGAATTGAGGTCCTGGTAGCAAGTATCAAGAGACGTTCCCAGCGTCTCTATAAAGACACCGATGGGAACAAAGGTCGTGCCAGAATCCGCCGCAAGATCAGGGAGGAGAAGGGGATCCTGACATCTGTTGTGGAGAAATACAACAGAATGGTTCCAAGCACAGAAAGTCTTTGCATGGAAACCATTCTGTCTGGTGAGACAGCTTGGCCATGGCAGCTACCACACAATG ACTCTGTCGATCTAAGGACAAAAAGAAGAGCGTTTGACATCATCATGTCAGTAAGAAGACTTGAGGAAGAGCTGAAGATTCTTGTGGCAGAGATGGACCACCACTGGAAATCTCTTTCAACTCGTGCTGATAACCTCAGAGAGCTGTCCCGCATGTTTGCCAGTGAGACAATGAGAA ATTCACCATGTGGCCTAAGTGAAGAGGGTTTGAAAGGTCTGCAGAGCATCATCCTCAGAAAGCAACATAAAGTCAGAGAAATGAAGGTGCAAGCAAGAGACTGTTACCTGCAAGTTTTGTCTGGAGAAGGCAACATCAACTTTTTGTACAGTGCTTCAGCTGATGAGTACGACAGTGACTGTGAAATGTCTGATGACGGACTGTAA